From a single Fusarium fujikuroi IMI 58289 draft genome, chromosome FFUJ_chr03 genomic region:
- a CDS encoding related to tol protein — MPIHNSRLCCFCRKLEPADQPCPSLQNQPVQAFPSGINNTTKPWTRKDEDLLEQLRQHPSELCQRCAEFDIIRAFNAADPLDESQRGELEKAQYIEHAERQEPYRLRFGLLSQFHMKPSCPLCRLLYRLIPRPPPEHDTAVLTLIPYRWHIRQDHWEGVPEDDKPMFAIWFGLSTPGLDMSGPSFFNAGQQLRAAMMTGEAIALHPSSSSEELYNARVIDGMVDVSLIKKGLEHCQNYHSESCNAKFDKGLLITKMLDVDTRKVVDCPDNCDYLALSYVWGGIHPADGALEAGTLPQTIEDAITLTKKLGKRYLWVDALCIDQSPNPTPEQAASKAKQLQLMHLIYYCATITIFAVAGPRSDYGIPGISKPRVGSTRERINGKDLVVVPPQIMSEIKSSVWQTRAWTWQEDVLSTRKLYLTETQWILQCNETLGPSDYAEAHDTAVDLTWTKVSGGKMKAGYVEVIGTSNVQNFEANTYNQTTNTEFLDRTSSMFISAVTTYTSRSLTNDGDSLNAFQGGLARFGKPVYPQGFEWGMPLKEFAQSLAWIHDHTVKPTRRSAFPSWSWAGWGGTVQYPTDLTETATENGDLIPRMVSIDDKVVTLEGWTVTLDIRTEPFSEVVIPGTDQAIGCVTERNFKHNMTLPTGKYRCFVAARLKKDVLRNGLVNQLIFLVVLRGDRDVEIEERQTAITVSRLAIEGKDFMEFGPKKTVIKMK; from the exons ATGCCTATCCACAACTCAAGACTATGCTGCTTCTGCCGTAAGCTCGAGCCGGCAGACCAACCTTGTCCTTCGCTCCAGAATCAACCAGTCCAGGCCTTTCCCAGCGGTATAAATAATACCACGAAGCCATGGACAAGAAAGGATGAGGACTTGCTCGAACAGCTCCGCCAGCACCCAAGCGAGCTCTGTCAACGATGTGCTGAATTCGACATCATTCGCGCCTTCAACGCAGCGGATCCTTTGGATGAAAGCCAGAGAGGCGAGCTAGAAAAGGCTCAGTATATTGAACACGCTGAGAGACAGGAACCATACAGACTGCGCTTCGGTCTGTTGTCACAGTTTCACATGAAGCCTTCTTGTCCGCTATGCCGGTTGCTTTATCGACTCATTCCTAGGCCGCCACCAGAGCACGACACTGCTGTTCTGACGCTTATTCCTTATCGATGGCATATTCGACAGGATCATTGGGAAGGCGTTCCAGAAGATGACAAGCCAATGTTCGCGATTTGGTTCGGACTTTCAACGCCGGGTCTTGATATGTCGGGACCGAGTTTCTTCAACGCGGGTCAGCAGCTGAGAGCTGCCATGATGACTGGCGAAGCCATTGCTTTGCACCCGAGCTCGTCTTCAGAGGAATTATACAATGCTAGGGTTATAGACGGGATGGTAGATGTTAGTCTCATCAAGAAAGGTCTCGAGCATTGTCAGAACTATCATTCAGAGAGTTGCAATGCCAAATTCGACAAAGGCTTACTCATTACGAAgatgcttgatgttgatacCCGGAAAGTCGTTGATTGCCCTGATAACTGCGACTATCTAGCTCTCAGTTATGTCTGGGGCGGTATTCATCCAGCTGATGGGGCTTTGGAGGCTGGGACACTTCCCCAGACGATCGAGGATGCTATCACCCtgaccaagaagcttggaaagCGTTACCTATGG GTGGATGCTCTCTGTATCGATCAAAGTCCCAACCCAACGCCCGAACAAGCagccagcaaagccaagCAGCTTCAACTCATGCACTTGATCTACTACTGCGCCACAATAACGATCTTTGCTGTGGCAGGTCCGCGCTCCGACTACGGAATTCCTGGAATCTCAAAGCCACGCGTGGGGTCTACACGAGAGCGCATCAACGGAAAGGATCTAGTAGTCGTCCCTCCACAGATCATGTCAGAGATCAAGTCCTCCGTTTGGCAAACTAGAGCATGGACGTGGCAAGAAGATGTTCTATCTACGAGAAAGTTGTACTTGACGGAGACTCAGTGGATATTGCAGTGTAATGAGACGTTGGGGCCGAGTGATTATGCAGAGGCGCATGACACAGCTGTGGATCTTACTTGGACCAAAGTTTCTGGTGGGAAGATGAAAGCCGGTTACGTCGAGGTAATTGGGACAAGTAATGTTCAGAATTTTGAAGCTAATACTTACAATCAGACCACAAACACTGAGTTCCTCGATCGAACTTCGTCCATGTTCATATCGGCAGTGACAACATACACGTCACGGTCTCTCACTAACGACGGTGACTCTCTGAATGCCTTCCAAGGTGGCCTCGCACGCTTCGGCAAACCTGTCTACCCTCAAGGTTTCGAATGGGGCATGCCACTGAAAGAGTTTGCTCAAAGTCTAGCCTGGATCCACGATCATACAGTCAAGCCTACAAGACGCTCAGCATTTCCAAGTTGGAGCTGGGCCGGTTGGGGCGGAACCGTGCAGTATCCCACAGATCTTACTGAAACAGCTACCGAGAACGGTGATCTCATTCCGCGGATGGTCAGCATTGACGACAAGGTGGTTACACTTGAGGGATGGACTGTAACACTTGACATTCGGACTGAACCGTTCAGTGAGGTGGTCATACCCGGGACTGATCAGGCGATTGGATGTGTTACGGAGAGGAATTTTAAGCACAACATGACTCTACCAACGGGGAAGTATCGGTGTTTCGTTGCCGCGAGACTGAAGAAGGATGTTTTGAGGAATGGCTTGGTTAATCAGTTGATCTTCCTGGTAGTTTTGAGAGGCGATAgggatgttgagattgaagagaggCAGACAGCTATCACTGTGAGCAGGCTTGCTATTGAGGGAAAGGACTTTATGGAGTTTGGTCCAAAGAAGACAGTCATCAAGATGAAGTAG